In one window of Paenibacillus antri DNA:
- a CDS encoding WG repeat-containing protein, translating into MQEHVIIRLVQAYLPHQAELLFSGGATPQALAREADLDGDGMPEVVAAYRQGQGLYLMVLKRYMSGWRVVAVAKGPGYDIEAFLVAPIVARYPGNLVVGWRIGAAWAKLSVYAWSPHGLVDLAPSDFSYSRLEVGDFPGAPEHARKAELALWIHDTAEAYRVDVLRWDRNRFLPATDVYPYYFGRVAAYYAELVSRHPDFRVYWYYLADAQEKAGNLDEALRAVDRALSIDAPYPSQETLTALRNRIAGAIAATAAGMRVPFGETRAAALFPASVKEVGGTRWGFVDERGAWRIPPTYSYATDFADARAVVQLAGKYGAIDASGRLVVPAEYEWLDSFAEGRATAFDREGARVVDENGRVLTKKAYPFIAKYSEGRALFSAQEGDKYLYGYLDREGGEVIPATFLEGNDFANGKAIVKVADGEYALIGPNGERKATYRYDYVGAPGDGLLPFRKETDGKYGYIDEAGKIVIEPRYSEARPFQAGRAVVNVAEDFKSEYGLIDRTGAFVVEPKYNEVRPLGDGRVALGQATDPEQPFIGSKYAIADANDGRLLTDFRFYAVNDFQDGLASVSDDARTYFIGRDGKPAAGYPRFDGSGTLTRHGDIIQANIDQRTFYYDRRLGSVVWSPNTTIPLSPPYVVKELKYKPNRDYLVYYPQVEGMSDAAAQEQANRRLRELAEVKPVPSGQLESSYTGDFEIPFFRGSLLVVELNAYDYPWGAAHGMPTLVYAHLDLKNGRFYELKDLFLPGSDYAKKLSDIVGEQIKTDPQYDFLFPDSYKGIKPDQPFYVTADALHLYFQPYEIGPYAAGFPTFHIPFDQLRDVIDANGEFWKSFH; encoded by the coding sequence ATGCAAGAGCATGTAATCATTCGGCTTGTACAAGCGTACTTACCGCATCAGGCGGAGCTCCTGTTTAGCGGCGGCGCAACGCCGCAGGCGCTCGCCCGCGAGGCTGACTTGGACGGAGACGGCATGCCCGAGGTCGTTGCTGCGTACCGCCAGGGGCAAGGGCTGTATCTTATGGTGTTGAAGCGGTACATGTCGGGCTGGCGCGTCGTCGCCGTCGCGAAGGGTCCCGGCTACGACATCGAAGCGTTCCTTGTCGCGCCGATCGTCGCACGCTATCCCGGCAATCTGGTCGTCGGCTGGCGCATCGGCGCCGCCTGGGCGAAGCTGTCCGTCTACGCTTGGTCGCCGCACGGGCTCGTCGATCTGGCGCCCTCCGATTTCAGCTACAGCCGTCTGGAGGTCGGCGACTTCCCCGGCGCTCCCGAACACGCTCGGAAGGCGGAGCTCGCTCTATGGATTCACGACACCGCCGAAGCATATCGCGTGGACGTCCTCCGCTGGGATCGCAATCGCTTCCTTCCCGCGACGGACGTATATCCGTATTACTTCGGCCGGGTCGCGGCGTATTATGCCGAGCTCGTCTCGCGGCACCCGGACTTCCGGGTATATTGGTATTACTTAGCCGATGCGCAGGAGAAAGCTGGGAACCTGGACGAAGCGCTGCGCGCCGTCGACCGCGCCCTCTCGATCGATGCGCCGTATCCGTCGCAGGAGACGTTGACGGCGCTTCGGAACCGCATCGCAGGGGCCATTGCCGCGACGGCCGCCGGCATGCGCGTTCCGTTCGGGGAAACCCGCGCCGCGGCGCTCTTCCCCGCCTCCGTGAAGGAGGTCGGCGGCACGAGATGGGGCTTCGTCGACGAGCGAGGCGCGTGGCGGATCCCGCCGACGTATTCGTATGCGACGGACTTCGCGGATGCCCGCGCCGTCGTGCAGCTGGCCGGCAAGTACGGCGCGATCGACGCGTCCGGACGGCTCGTCGTTCCGGCGGAATACGAATGGCTCGATTCGTTCGCCGAAGGACGGGCGACGGCGTTCGACCGCGAAGGCGCTCGCGTCGTCGACGAGAACGGGCGCGTCCTGACGAAGAAGGCGTACCCCTTCATCGCCAAATACAGCGAAGGACGCGCGCTCTTTTCCGCGCAGGAAGGGGATAAGTATCTCTACGGCTACTTGGATCGGGAAGGCGGCGAGGTCATTCCCGCAACCTTCCTAGAGGGGAACGACTTCGCGAACGGGAAGGCGATCGTGAAAGTCGCCGATGGGGAATATGCGCTCATCGGGCCGAACGGCGAGCGGAAGGCGACGTATCGGTACGACTACGTCGGCGCCCCGGGAGACGGTCTGCTTCCGTTCCGGAAGGAAACGGACGGGAAGTACGGCTATATCGACGAAGCCGGGAAGATCGTCATCGAACCGCGGTATTCCGAGGCGCGGCCGTTCCAAGCGGGCCGCGCGGTCGTGAACGTCGCGGAAGACTTCAAGAGCGAGTACGGGCTGATCGACCGAACGGGCGCGTTCGTCGTCGAACCGAAGTATAACGAGGTTCGTCCGCTGGGCGACGGCCGCGTCGCGCTCGGGCAGGCGACCGATCCGGAGCAGCCGTTCATCGGGTCGAAGTACGCGATCGCCGACGCGAACGACGGCCGCCTGCTGACGGACTTCCGCTTCTATGCCGTGAACGACTTCCAAGACGGGTTGGCCTCCGTGTCCGACGACGCCCGGACGTACTTCATCGGGCGCGACGGCAAGCCGGCGGCGGGTTACCCCCGCTTCGACGGCAGCGGAACGCTGACGCGGCACGGCGACATCATCCAAGCGAATATCGACCAGCGTACGTTCTATTACGACCGGCGGCTCGGCAGCGTCGTCTGGTCGCCGAATACGACGATTCCGCTCTCGCCGCCGTACGTCGTGAAGGAGCTGAAATACAAGCCGAACCGGGATTACCTGGTTTACTACCCCCAGGTGGAAGGCATGTCCGACGCCGCCGCGCAAGAGCAAGCGAACCGACGTCTCCGCGAGCTGGCGGAAGTGAAGCCGGTGCCGTCCGGGCAGCTCGAGTCCAGCTATACGGGCGATTTCGAAATCCCGTTCTTCCGCGGTTCGCTGCTCGTGGTGGAGCTGAACGCATATGACTATCCTTGGGGAGCGGCGCACGGTATGCCGACGCTCGTCTACGCGCACCTCGATCTGAAGAACGGCCGCTTCTACGAACTCAAGGACTTGTTCCTCCCCGGGAGCGATTACGCCAAGAAGCTAAGCGACATCGTCGGGGAACAAATCAAGACCGACCCGCAATACGACTTCTTGTTCCCGGACAGCTACAAGGGCATTAAGCCCGATCAACCGTTCTATGTCACGGCGGATGCCCTGCATCTGTATTTCCAACCGTACGAGATCGGACCGTACGCGGCCGGCTTCCCGACGTTCCATATCCCGTTCGATCAGCTGCGCGACGTGATCGATGCGAACGGGGAGTTTTGGAAATCGTTCCACTGA
- a CDS encoding DinB family protein — protein MYRSLNDFFQDWAQEEALTLKVLETLTDASLPQAVSDGKRTLGDLGWHLVSSVSGMLGAGGLQVEGPGFDSPTPTDASEIVEGYRRVSEKAVAALKQHWNDEKLSEKLMLFGFIDTTYGGLLNLIVRHQIHHRGQMTVLIRQAGLVPPGVYGPNEEESAAMRQ, from the coding sequence ATGTATCGAAGCTTGAACGATTTTTTTCAGGATTGGGCTCAGGAAGAGGCGCTTACGCTGAAGGTGCTCGAGACGTTGACGGACGCGTCGCTGCCGCAGGCGGTATCGGACGGGAAGAGAACGCTCGGAGATCTCGGCTGGCACTTGGTCAGCAGCGTTAGCGGCATGCTCGGCGCCGGGGGACTGCAAGTGGAAGGTCCCGGGTTCGATTCGCCGACGCCGACCGACGCGTCCGAGATCGTCGAAGGGTATCGCCGGGTGAGCGAGAAGGCCGTCGCAGCGTTAAAGCAGCACTGGAACGACGAAAAGCTGTCGGAGAAGCTCATGTTGTTCGGCTTTATCGATACGACGTACGGCGGATTGTTAAACTTGATCGTACGTCACCAGATTCATCATCGCGGACAAATGACCGTCCTGATTCGCCAAGCGGGTCTCGTTCCTCCGGGCGTGTACGGCCCGAACGAGGAAGAATCCGCAGCGATGCGTCAATAA
- a CDS encoding protein adenylyltransferase SelO produces MKDNPTRSDVGWNFDNSYARLPATFYAKQPPVPVRSPEWVVLNEPLASALGLNAQALRSAEGAETLAGNRVPEGADPLAQAYAGHQFGHFTMLGDGRALLLGEQIDPCGGRFDIQLKGSGRTPFSRGGDGRAALGPMLREYIISEAMHALGIPTTRSLAVVKTGQPVVREEELQGAVLTRVAASHLRVGTFQYAAGRGGASELRALADYALQRHYPQIDEVSGNRYLALLQAVVERQAALIAKWQLVGFIHGVMNTDNMTISGETIDYGPCAFMDAYDPATVFSSIDRQGRYAYGNQPPIAAWNLARLAESLLPLLHDDEDEAVKLAEGAIAGFAESFRREWLSGMRAKLGLLGEEAEDEALIEELLSLMQQLRADYTNTFLALTFDRGEDEALFGTSEFANWQKKWKARVDRQPEAKDASIRLMRSSNPAVIPRNHRVEEALEAAANGDYSIMERLLRVLSTPYAHAPEQAEYAAPAARSARPYRTYCGT; encoded by the coding sequence ATGAAAGATAACCCGACGCGATCGGATGTCGGATGGAATTTCGATAACAGCTATGCGCGGCTTCCGGCGACGTTCTATGCCAAGCAGCCTCCCGTTCCGGTTCGTTCGCCCGAATGGGTCGTCTTGAACGAACCGCTCGCGTCCGCGCTAGGGCTGAACGCCCAAGCGCTTCGATCCGCGGAAGGCGCGGAGACGCTTGCCGGTAATCGGGTTCCCGAAGGGGCCGACCCGTTGGCTCAAGCGTACGCAGGCCATCAATTCGGACACTTCACGATGCTGGGAGACGGCCGCGCCTTATTATTGGGCGAGCAGATCGATCCGTGCGGCGGGCGGTTCGACATTCAGCTTAAGGGCTCGGGGAGAACGCCGTTCTCCCGCGGGGGCGACGGGCGCGCCGCGCTCGGACCGATGCTGCGCGAGTATATCATCAGCGAGGCCATGCACGCGCTCGGGATTCCGACCACGCGGAGCTTGGCGGTCGTGAAGACCGGACAGCCCGTCGTGCGCGAAGAAGAACTGCAAGGCGCCGTGTTGACCCGCGTCGCGGCGAGCCATCTTCGCGTCGGCACGTTCCAATACGCCGCCGGCCGGGGCGGGGCCTCGGAGCTGCGCGCGCTCGCGGATTACGCCCTGCAACGACATTACCCGCAGATCGACGAAGTGAGCGGGAACCGTTACCTCGCGTTGCTGCAAGCCGTCGTCGAGCGGCAGGCCGCACTCATCGCCAAGTGGCAGCTCGTCGGGTTTATCCACGGCGTCATGAACACGGACAATATGACGATCAGCGGCGAGACGATCGACTACGGCCCGTGCGCCTTCATGGACGCGTACGACCCTGCGACGGTGTTCAGCTCCATCGACAGGCAAGGCCGCTATGCGTACGGCAATCAACCGCCGATCGCCGCTTGGAATTTGGCGCGATTGGCGGAAAGCTTGCTGCCGCTGCTGCATGACGACGAAGACGAAGCCGTGAAACTAGCGGAAGGGGCGATCGCCGGCTTCGCCGAATCGTTCCGGCGGGAATGGCTGTCGGGGATGCGAGCGAAACTAGGCCTCTTAGGCGAAGAAGCGGAGGACGAAGCGCTGATCGAAGAGCTGCTGAGCCTCATGCAGCAGCTTCGAGCGGATTACACGAATACGTTCCTCGCGTTAACGTTCGATCGGGGGGAAGACGAGGCGTTGTTCGGCACGTCGGAGTTCGCGAACTGGCAGAAGAAGTGGAAGGCGAGAGTGGACCGGCAGCCGGAAGCGAAGGACGCTTCGATCCGGTTGATGCGGAGCAGCAATCCGGCGGTCATTCCGCGCAATCATCGAGTGGAGGAGGCGCTGGAAGCCGCGGCGAACGGGGACTACAGCATCATGGAACGGCTGCTTCGCGTTCTGTCGACCCCGTACGCGCACGCCCCGGAACAGGCGGAATACGCCGCGCCGGCTGCGAGATCCGCTCGTCCGTACCGCACGTATTGCGGGACTTGA
- a CDS encoding DUF2935 domain-containing protein: protein MQFYYGNQMPLRILDEAEFWKHQEEEHTVVIRELVAGLEQPYVDALEQWENVLSATHQTVVRFIESVVRSGGVLSPALHQEVMKLVQGCLNQSLQFIEFCRHVKENSAPVQSNPTAVVVINHIIRESEYFVGIAQTLLYSA, encoded by the coding sequence ATGCAGTTTTATTATGGCAATCAGATGCCGCTTAGAATCTTAGATGAAGCGGAGTTTTGGAAGCATCAGGAAGAAGAACATACCGTCGTCATTCGCGAGTTGGTCGCAGGCTTGGAACAGCCTTACGTCGATGCGTTGGAGCAATGGGAGAACGTCTTGTCGGCGACGCATCAAACCGTCGTTCGATTCATCGAGTCCGTCGTTCGTTCCGGGGGCGTCTTGTCCCCCGCGCTGCACCAAGAGGTTATGAAACTGGTGCAGGGTTGCTTGAATCAAAGCCTTCAATTTATCGAGTTCTGTCGGCATGTCAAGGAAAACAGCGCGCCGGTGCAGAGCAACCCGACCGCCGTCGTCGTCATCAATCATATTATTCGAGAATCCGAGTACTTCGTGGGCATCGCCCAGACGCTGTTGTACTCGGCGTAG
- a CDS encoding creatininase family protein has translation MLNLYSTKRDFQTHPCHTAVLPVGAIEQHGSHLPVGTDAIIAGEVASRLAERLDGYLLPCLSVSSSIEHREAKGTVYLRADTLALVVRDIAESLRYTGFRRLVVFSGHGGNWILKPTVRQLNRDFQERGAAMEVVLVPSNIALKRQHEVVRQVQHDLHAGEKETSIMMYLCPEHVDEFVPEQHHTTAPQDFMDYFDVTDITEDGYWGNPEDATAEKGRRLLELTIECTLEYLDAIGRERERIAARSRTEDEGESAANIY, from the coding sequence ACCCTTGCCATACGGCCGTCCTCCCCGTCGGCGCGATCGAGCAGCACGGCAGCCATCTGCCGGTCGGAACCGACGCGATCATCGCGGGGGAAGTCGCGTCCCGGTTGGCCGAACGGCTGGACGGGTACTTGCTGCCATGCTTAAGCGTGTCCTCCTCCATCGAGCATCGGGAAGCGAAGGGGACCGTCTATTTGCGAGCGGATACGCTCGCGCTCGTCGTACGGGACATCGCGGAGTCGCTCCGGTATACGGGCTTCCGGCGGCTCGTCGTGTTCAGCGGCCACGGCGGCAATTGGATTCTGAAGCCGACCGTGCGGCAGCTGAACCGAGATTTCCAGGAACGAGGCGCGGCGATGGAGGTGGTTCTCGTTCCTTCCAATATCGCGTTGAAGCGGCAGCACGAGGTGGTGCGGCAAGTGCAGCATGACCTTCACGCCGGGGAGAAAGAAACCTCGATCATGATGTACTTATGCCCCGAGCATGTCGACGAGTTCGTTCCGGAGCAGCACCATACGACGGCGCCGCAAGATTTTATGGATTACTTCGACGTAACGGACATCACGGAAGACGGGTATTGGGGGAATCCGGAGGATGCGACGGCGGAGAAGGGGCGGAGGCTGCTCGAGCTGACGATCGAATGTACGTTGGAATATTTGGATGCGATCGGCCGGGAACGGGAGAGAATCGCGGCGAGATCGCGAACGGAAGACGAAGGGGAATCGGCGGCGAATATTTACTAA